From Methylobacterium radiodurans, a single genomic window includes:
- a CDS encoding MFS transporter: MLQTAPVPPTSARRILTASFVGTAIEFYDFYIYATAAALVIGPVFFPPGEPGVQLLAAFATFAIAFLARPIGAALFGHFGDRIGRKATLVASLMIMGLSTVLIGCLPTYATAGWLAPAALCILRFGQGLGFGGEWGGAALLAVENAPPGKRAWYGIFPQLGAPVGFILANTCFLALSFGLSPEAFQSWGWRLPFLASAVLVGVGLYVRLALTETPAFKAALARAEPEKVPLATVVTQHTRAILLGTFAMVACYAVFYLSTVFALGYGTGTLGYTRPTFLLFECIAVCFMGLGIPLSGWAADRFGRRPVVMSGTLFTMFLGLLLGPMLGSGSWPLVLGFLCLGLFAMGWIFGPMGALLPELFPTRVRYTGASVTYNLAGIIGASAAPYLAQSLVAMGGIAWVGAYLGIAAAMSFVAVLLMPETARQAV, translated from the coding sequence ATGCTCCAGACCGCACCCGTCCCGCCGACCTCGGCCCGCCGCATCCTCACGGCGAGCTTCGTCGGCACGGCGATCGAGTTCTACGACTTCTACATCTACGCCACCGCCGCCGCCCTGGTGATCGGGCCGGTCTTCTTCCCGCCGGGCGAGCCCGGCGTGCAGCTGCTCGCAGCGTTCGCCACCTTCGCGATCGCCTTCCTGGCGCGCCCGATCGGCGCGGCGCTCTTCGGGCATTTCGGCGACCGCATCGGCCGCAAGGCGACGCTCGTCGCCTCGCTGATGATCATGGGCCTCTCGACGGTGCTGATCGGCTGCCTGCCGACCTACGCCACCGCGGGCTGGCTCGCGCCCGCAGCGCTGTGCATCCTGCGCTTCGGCCAGGGGCTCGGCTTCGGCGGCGAGTGGGGCGGGGCGGCGCTCCTGGCGGTGGAGAACGCGCCGCCGGGCAAACGGGCCTGGTACGGCATCTTCCCGCAGCTCGGCGCACCGGTCGGCTTCATCCTGGCCAATACCTGCTTCCTGGCGCTGAGCTTCGGGCTGAGCCCCGAGGCCTTCCAGAGCTGGGGCTGGCGCCTGCCGTTCCTGGCCTCGGCGGTGCTCGTCGGCGTCGGCCTCTACGTGCGCCTCGCGCTCACCGAGACGCCCGCCTTCAAGGCGGCGCTCGCCCGGGCCGAGCCCGAGAAGGTGCCGCTCGCCACCGTGGTCACGCAGCACACGCGGGCGATCCTGCTCGGCACCTTTGCGATGGTGGCCTGCTACGCGGTGTTCTACCTCTCGACCGTGTTCGCACTGGGCTACGGCACGGGAACCCTCGGCTACACGCGGCCAACCTTCCTGCTCTTCGAGTGCATCGCCGTCTGCTTCATGGGCCTCGGCATTCCGCTCTCGGGCTGGGCGGCAGACCGGTTCGGGCGGCGCCCCGTGGTGATGTCGGGCACCCTCTTCACGATGTTCCTCGGCCTCCTGCTCGGGCCGATGCTGGGCTCGGGCTCGTGGCCGCTGGTGCTCGGCTTCCTCTGCCTCGGCCTCTTCGCGATGGGCTGGATCTTCGGGCCGATGGGGGCGCTGCTGCCGGAGCTGTTCCCGACCCGGGTGCGCTACACGGGCGCCTCGGTGACCTACAACCTCGCGGGCATCATCGGCGCCTCGGCGGCGCCCTACTTGGCGCAGAGCCTCGTGGCGATGGGCGGCATCGCCTGGGTGGGTGCCTATCTGGGAATCGCCGCCGCGATGAGCTTCGTCGCGGTGCTGCTGATGCCCGAGACCGCGCGGCAGGCGGTGTAG